Within Aricia agestis chromosome Z, ilAriAges1.1, whole genome shotgun sequence, the genomic segment cttttcaatgactaaaactattgccagacgttttaaaaataactttgtcgctattttttttcaaaggcatttttttttatataggtattctaagtacttatgtactactgagaacctaagatttcatccatattgtgatagttgtcttatcgctctgggatctgggtctaacagcctacctgttagacccagatcccagagcgacacttgactaggtatatgatcaaaaaatactcaattgtatccatactttaataatattcactacacgttagaaaggggaggtacagtctggatatggacagacagacagacggacaggctgaaatatctttgttaccgggtctcgtttttaccctttggttaaggaaacaggggaaaattgtccatctttgttattatactatgcagtatgctgacacggacaaagttgcgggcaacagctagtagaaaataaattcttgcaatatcgtattgttttctaaggtgttatattaatttataaaataaaaataatgcctttgaaaaaaaaatagcagcaaagttatttttaaaacgtctggcaatagttttgatcattgaaaagtgtcttacactacatgatactagttcagaacaataatctacaaattatatataaatattagccatttgaaaataagtaaagtgagactcatttttagtccactttggttcctggtacctgaccaggtgtcacacttagagctacacaaattcgcaggtattctaagtacacgaggcactactaataacctatggttgcatccatcagagagtaagttatgtcttatccttctgggatccaggtctataacTATGAcaacagaatttgacagatgtctgttgccaAAGTTAATGGGGttgaaagtataaaaaaaatattatccatacGAAGTGACAGGAAAAACCAAATTCTGACTAATATTAAAGAAAGAAGGTTGcaacaacttactttaactataacaaattGTCAAATCAACTGAAAAATTTGAACAATGGTTAAAGTGACGCCATATATTTTAACGATAACCGTTTTCCGCTCAATTTTGGTCGGTTATCGTTAATGGTAACTTTGACATAAGGCTTACAGTGTTgtcataacaaatatttttaaaaagcaaACGGTGCAAGTGCCATTTGTCAAGTTCTGTGGTTATTGTTActtatagttattttttaaattaacctTAACTGTAACCATAACAACACttgtggtgcaacccaccctgaggatgcgttgttatagttacagttatggtcaaagttaaggttatagtCAAGGCTAACTTTAGCTTTAACaatgaccacagaatttgacagatgtctgttctAAAGTTGAACATTCAacatgtataaaaattatattatctatacaaattgataggaaaaaaaaatagttatggAAACGCTGTGAATGTGACCCTTAtgtcaaatttaactttaaccgagcGAAATTGCGCGGTTATCGtccaatatggcgtccattCTTCTTCTTTCAATTATTGAATTTAAGcagagatttgacagttcattggaCATTTTGTTATAGCTAAAGTAGGTGTTTGCAACCCACCTTAAGTATTAGAACAAGCttcacctccaaattacatgtattattaaaatgtttaataaatatgcCAAAGAGCGATGGAGGTTAATCTCCTCGATAAAATGAGAAACACCATACTGCGCTCAAAAACTGGAATCAAGCGCGTGGGAGTAAAGGCGGCAAAGCTAAAGTGGGATTAGGCGGATCACGTGACCAGCATGCAttccgaccgctgggcaaataTCTCAACAGATTGGGCACCCGAAGATGGACGCCGACGCCGAGGCCGGACTAGGTGGCGTGATGAGCTGGATGCCTTTTGCCTAGAGGCTTTACCCAGTAGTAGGACAACATAGACTATACAAAGGAATTTTTTAAGACTATCAACGGAAAACTGATAtcttttaatatacttaaaacgtttctaaaatttaattttttatttttcgttttatAATACTagaaatttcattcaaaatatacttttttttttttatttttattgctgattttCGAATTATATCTAATTGACATTTACTCGTTTAAACCTATATCTGAATTTTTGTATCATAGTTTTTAcccaaaattcatatttttcttCAGttcagagttcactgtgaaagaagcagcgctgaaagagcaaaattgtGACGCTGGGGGCAAGCGCCCCCCGCGTCattaatttttccatacaaaggtaaaaaaaaagatttctttcacagcgaactctatatacacaccctacaatattataacttagttttgttacaccctgtatatggccCATTAtatagtatacagtgtgtaacaaaaataagtgataatactttagggtgtgtacgtgatccttgtggagagttcactgtgaaagtagcagctctgaaacacgaaaattttttttcacttttgtatgggcaagggcctgagtgtcacgagtttttacatacaaaagtgaaaaaaatgtttggtctttcaacgctgccactttcacagtgaactctctacaaggaaccctaaagtattatcacttatttttgttacaccctgaatAAAACTACGTCCTACGTCCCGCAATAAAAATTGCgcgacgtagcttttgcggcgatGCCGGCCAGCCGGGGCGGCGGGAGCGTGCAAGACAGCTGTGAACGTTGTATAAAAAGACATTCTGTAATAGGTGAAAATGTTAAAAGTAAAGAAGTAAAAATGTAGGGTATGAATTTAGATATTTCAAAGATAGCAGGAAATGTTCATAGTATAGGCCATACTCCATAGGTAAGGGGAATTGTTTTACTCCAAATATAACGTCTGTGGTCCACGGGCAGTACTcttatatagcctatgtcactcagcgagtgacataggctatataagTATATACTTTATACCTGTGCGAAATCGGATCGGGCCGCTATGTTTTACTATTATACAATGTTCACAGTTCTGTAGTGTTCTGAAGTGTATTTAGTATGAGCATTGCACCTTTGTTAATAGAACAAATAACGACAAAAAGCTTTAAGAGATTTTCCAGTAACTTAGAATTTCCAGTAAGACGACAAAAAAGTTactttaaattgcaaagaagaTTCGGCCATCATACCACAGTAAGgcacaaaaatgtatttttgggtaaaaatattaatgtcaaACATCGATAaggattaattaatattaaaaatttgacaatcagcaataaaaatgtcTCATTCGAATTAAATTTTCAGTTTATAAAACGGAATAAATTTTTGTTGGTATTTTGTAGATTTTTCCTTGGGCCATAGAATAATGTGATTTTTTAAGAAACAAAGAAACGTGTGGTACACAGGGGAACGgtcgcggtaaagctattacatagcattttttatcaactgcaattataatttgcatacgtctagtcgcacgcacataaACACGTTAAAacgatgcacggcaacgccgcactGTGCCGATCGgaggggggtgttaggtttatttcctTGAACGATtccttgattcggtcgccgtgcTTAAagtccgcgataaaagctatgcaatagcttaaaaatccGGAATTGTTTGATGTTTTCTTGAAGATCATATAATAAGCTATCATTCTTCCATTTACTGTCTCCTAAAATACCTGACAGGTTTTTAGATATTCCATACAATGCTAATATCCCTAGACTTTGTTGATATGTGTATTTTATCAGTAGCGGTcgatacaagttacaacgtttTGTCACTAACTAGTGGCTGACTTGCCCTTCAGACAAGATCATCATCAGACATAGAACCTTTAATTTTGGAAAACAAGACATTTTACTAGCCTttacttacaaaataaataaatctgttGTCCGTCACTGATATTGATTAAAAACTATGAAATGAGTTTAACAAAACTTGGCTTTTATGAGATTTGAAAATTTTTATGATGGAAAGGTTGTTTGgagagacttggttttttttttacattgaattgtTTTGGTaggattttgttttaaaataatattaataaatatttttgtaataatatataaaaaccaAAAGCTCGAAAAACCTGAATCCATTATGAAACCCGGGTTTTTTCGCGAAACCCCGACACTCGGGTTTTTCCGAGTTTCCGAGTATCAGGTATACCCGGTCTCGATGCCCTAAACAGAAGAATTATAGAGATGAATAATATTTAGGCGTAAAAATACAAGTTGTCACTTttgactagaaaggtcaatgacagCTGGTGCCACCTCGAATTATTTTAACTATAGGTAATAATACTTTGTGGTATCCCTTTTAATATAGCGTTccgtgtgaaagtagcagcgcagtAGAAGTGAGCAGTTGCTTCTGACTTTCTATGTTTCAATGAGAAATTTACCAACATCATATTATGTTTgcccataaaatatttaaaaataatctttCAACGCTGGTACTTACATACTGTGTTACTATAATATACGGGACACATgcacaccctcaagtattatcgCTTTGTTTGATTGCActctctataataatattataaggagaAAATACTTGTATTGTTATATGtttgtaccataaagttaatatacctagcggaatagagaaacaaaggcctgaacaagagagatgtcactattagtaacactacgtggtaaaaagagacgtgatacatgacagcagcactctttttttgacgtccagtcggcacgtgccgcacgttgacaatttaatctcatagaattcatgttcaatcatgcttgtgtaacttgtaagtgtatacgtacacatatttttcacacagatgaaaaccaattttggttacgtttgacagctcgagattgttgctctattccgctaggtatatttactttatggtttgtacttaatatattataataattattaataatcataaaataattatattataacatgattattgattatacaaaattcattaaatattttgttgaacAATGGTCTCTCTGTTGATCATTATTTTGTATGTCGAGTTTAACACATCATTCTTCAATCacattatttatacttaaaattattgaaatcgaCGACGGCATGTTATTAAATACAACTaattatttcatatattttaaaagatagaCGTCAAGTTACAGTAAAAACCAaacctatatagagttcgctgtgaaagtagcagcgctaaaagagtaactttttttcacctttgtatggaaaaattcattacttgttgttttcccatacaaatcacaacaaAAATTTTGCTCGTTaaacgctgctattttcacagttaactttatattataagggATCCACACATTAaaatcctaaaatattatcgcttagttttgtgacaTCGTATATTAGCGTAAGTTTTATatacacaattttattttaattaaatgacttcaatattaattcatattatttaaattaattaaatttaaataaaatgaattaatattgttttagtctacattgttaatttttaaaaattataaattatattatttattattactgatTAATTTGATTGATAGGCGTAcgcaaatattttaatgtataaagAGCAAGGAACCTAATtgggaagatgcgatatttttatttttgtgtttattttgaaGAAATCCATGTAGTATaatagaccacaagtatatttataaaattaaaacactggaatttactacaaaatatgcagtttaaaattttcaattcaAAAGTTTgcgccaaaacggatctatagtctgtatgacgtcactgtaaatgaaaattattgaCAATGGCCCCACCTGATCGTATAGGTCAGTTAACTAGAGCTGGCTCATTCATGGTACTcacacttatgcaatttcactatacagtatgtttaaaaataaatgattttgtaGGTAGACTAGAGTCCCGAACGCTAACCGCGCGCCGATCACACGTGACTGACTTGTAACATCACtctgtatttataaacagtagcaAAATAAAAGATGACCGCGCGCGAGAGAGACGGGCAGACTTTTCATGATACGTATGCAGTACGACTTCACGCCGCGCGCTTATTCACAGAcactacacaagcgcaatgtgtaaatgtgttgatcgtgccagctttagttaactgacctgtacttctcaaaaagttgtcatgtcccgcgttccatttagcgttaaaacgATCAAAACTTTTAAGATggaggcattttgatcgtttttaacgctaaatacaacgcggggatagcatgtgtgacgtcactgaacgctgattggtgttttgaaatccgttccgtttcaagttacttttaattcgtaatctataattaaagttgtttggcgtgggtttttttaaatttctatattaattttattgaagttttggatacggtcagagggcatgcgtcgcgggcatgcctcacgttcgctgttgactgcgctataacgcatgcccttgacgaacagaagcGCGCCGTACTAATGCTTTACTCTACTCAGCATTACTCCTTAGTTACAGagaggtactccttagttctgtctactctgtaagtgtctaaacacaccatgccgaagatacgcggccgaagttcggcaagattacggttgcaatgtattttaaattagcgatgacacactatgccgaaattacgtcgcgttataatGTATGCGTAGCGTATTGCTGacataatcatgccgaacttccgccgcgtaacttggGCATGGTGTGTTAAGACACTTAGACGCAACTCGTGAAACGTCAGTTAGTGCGCTCCAACCTCCGCCTAAAAGAGAAACTTATCTTGTAGTGTACTGCCATACATGGCGTATTTAATAGTTCTTCAACTGAATAGCTCCCACCCAGGTCAGGATCAGGTATAAGTGCAGGTACTCCTCTGAaaaaaatttactaaaattacATAGTATATTAAgactggcttctcacggcgcgtaatatcaagAGCCGCATATCAATCGGATcggacgcgcctgctcgagccagcccgcgcCACCTTCAGCCACCCCCTTCAGTcttcaccataaagttaatatacctagcgaaatagagcaacaatttcgagctgtcaaacgaaaccgaaattggttttcatctgtgtgtaaaaatatgtgtacgtattacacttacacaagcatgattgaacatgatttctatgacaTTAAATTGTGTCAACgtacggcacgtgccgactggacgtcaaaaaaagagtgctgctgtcatgtatcacaattcacacgtctctttttaccacgcagtgttacggatagtgacatctctcttgctcaggcctttgtttctctattcctctaggtatattaactttacggtcttcacacggcgcgtggctcgagctgacgcggcgcggctcgtgatattacgcgccgtaaGAAGCCGGCATAATGATTTGTCAATAATCAGACGTACAAGCCTACAAattagtaaatttttttttcttactattacgcctctagtccaccgacgctgcgaactgcctAACAGCGGCGAATCGATTTACtatctcatccgccacacgacaatgcgttatattgcatctcgctctattcctgtttcgcattGGTTTCGCTGATATTTCgtagttcgcagcgtcggtggactagaggcgttattGGTGAGCTTTtagaagaaataataataatacctttCATAGTCTATTCTGATCGTATTTCTCCAGGTCGCCCAGAGAGGTAGGACTCCGGCAATAAAAAGCAGCACAGTAATAAGACTGCAGTATGTAGTCAGCGAGCTTAGATCCTGTGGGCATTATCTCttgttaggctgcgtttccaccagagatgtgttgcgagggatgtgtttttaagatccaatagtatcgctgcgctgagcgaggttacgtcaatgaagcgattctattggttctcaaaaacatattcctcgcaacacatctctgctGTCCTAGCACGGGGATTGTCGATCTacaagaaatagataaaaacaagaaataactatagtttcttggaaaatagttcctgatttaaagtaaataaggtcgtagattcatcggcaacaataatcattttttatgtaagtttttcgAGCAACTTTTACGACTTATTGTTTTGCGAGCTcggatttataaacattttataaaatgttacacaaTTTGTCTAGCACTTTGGCTATGTAGATTCTTTGAGGGTGGAATTATCAATTTTCCCACGCTaaacaataagtaataaaaacagttcaaaaaatgcacttcaaaataaaataacattgacaaTGAATCTACGACTTAAACGTAGTACTTATACGTACTTAAACGTAGGATCTTTTATCAAAAAactatagttatattttatctacGAAGATCGGAAACAAATTTCAAACCCCGTGCTAAGCAAGCTGGTGGAAACTCACCCTTAAGGTACAATCAAGTGACATtttcatgtaatattttatattttaaattcttttgaaccctataaattattatttaatattaatgaaataataataaaagcaatctaaaaaaatttaattaagtataccAAAGAGTAAAgacatttttttcaatagaaaacacgttacataatacataattatttagtttacttATTGAGGGTTTCATACCCAAAGTGTAAAAATGACGCTGCATTACTGACTTTACtttcgtccgtctgtctgtcaagtGTCGGCACTAGACAGTATCTCaggtataatttatataataccaATCGATGTCTGCATTTTTCCATTATAAAAAACATACTAAGTGCTTTACCGGGCCACtgactgcacagtgcacacccAATTTcagtcggttcagcggttcaagCGTGATGAGATAGCAGATAGACACTACATACTATTattccatattccatactaatattataaatgcgaaagtgtgtttgtctgttacctcttcacattcaaaccgctgaatcaattgtgctgaaatttggcatggagatacctacTTGTGAGTttcgggaaagggcataggatacttttcatcctggaaaaatgtacggttccagcatgaacgaattttggcgcaaacagagttgcgagcgtcatgttatttataatatgagaaTTGATATACATACATAGCCTATAGCGCACTCTCTTTCCCAGTCCACGGTGATGAGGTGGTCGTAGAGCTTCACGAACTCGTGGAAGGGGCACAGATCCCCGCAGTACGGCACATTCAGCACCACCGGATCACTCAGCGGATCCACCGAGTTGCGGTACAACAATCGCACGTACCATTCGGCCGTATCTGCAATAACAATACaattaaggggcaaacgagcaaatgggtcacctcaTGAAcccccgtcgcccatggacaccggCGACGGCAGCTCGTCGTGGTCTATTCTCAAATCGCGGAATTCTGTCattagcggtcattgactctcaGTCAAGAAACTTGTCATATTACCTTATTACAtaactaacaaaataataatagttattacatAACCGCGATTTACAATGAAGTGATGGATGTTTCTAGTGATGAGAACAGAGTATGACTTAAGTATATCACTTTATtcacttcaaactcataaaGAGTTCGAGATTATCGTAGGAAGAGTTACTAAGACGTTTTCCGATGAAACTATAATAGTCTATTTCTTCAcaggaattaaattttatttttaatttaacagaatacagtgcgagtatttttcacatagctcctggactagaaaggtcaatgaccgccggtgccaccttaaattgtcCCGACTATAGTAAACTATTTCCACTCACCGGTCGTCTCATTGATCCTTTTCGTCAACTCCAAGTGCACGGTAGCGGTGTACTCCGGGCAGACGTCGTCGAAAACGCCGAGGGCGGTGAGCAGGGTTGCCACGGTGAAGTCGTGGCCGCTGTACATGACGAGGCGGCGCCGCCCGCCGGTCATCACGTCGGCCATCGTGCCCACCACTCGCTGCACCAGCGGGCCGGCGATGAGCCGCGCCAGGCGCGGCGTCGCCGCCGACACGGAGAGCCTGAAACCGGCTGCATGAGTATATTGTACGACTAGTGCCGACACTCGCGTGCCCGATCGACGATGTCGCACACTTTGCGCATATGAATCACTGAACGACGTTAGTAAATATAATAGAAATCGTAGCAGTGACAGCGGTTTTATTTACACAGATGAGCCGGTGCCCGTCAGATGAGCCAGTATGCGCCATTTCAGGATATTACACCAAAAATTTGCGTGAAACTAAGTCCTCATTGATTTAcagcttttaaaaaaattaccaaaaaaaaagaaaagtaccTATTAAAAGaatagcaataaataaaatcCAACGAGCCCTGACTATGTTAGGGGGatggaaaattattaaaaaaaagacattTAGAAAATGGCCAAGTACCCGAGTCCAGCAGCCTGGTGTAGAGGCTCCGGAAAGACTATATCCGTCCAGGCCGGCAGCTCGAAGTTATAAAGTTTCTCGATGTTTAAGCAGCTGTAGATGTGTCTAATGTCTGTGAAGTCTTTTACCTTCTTGCCTACGTGGGTGCTGAGGTAGCTggaataaagatattttatttgttttatactgCATAAATAGATGTGACTGTGTTTAAAAACAATGTCACATCTTCACACGTAACATAACACATGAGTTTCatcaaaaagtaaataataacaaacaaacaaacattttctTTTAAGGGTGAAATTTGGCAGTAATTtcattaatgttaataataaggACAGTAGTCAGCACAATttgtaacaacataatatacatatacttAATCAATGATTATGTAAATGTTGTTACAAATTGTTCAAACATTGGGCACAAAACATTAAAAAGCAATAGCTACACaattttatgatattaatacctcgattgtgGGAATAGCAGACaaaatagatattcaattgttatgcaggaccgggtgccgcttggggattgataggttGAATTATTTAGTAGCTCAATTTTTGCAATACTTCAATGGTATACTACCATTACTTACAGTACTCTTCATCTGCAGGACTCGCTTTAactaatgaatataatataacgaaAGTCCACAGTATTAGCAGTAGCTAAATTctacattttagttttaaaatatcaattaGGTAGTGCGTGTTTTCAACTCACTCCATAAGTTTTTCGTGCCTCTTAAGCATGTTGAGGTAGGGTGGAGAGGCCAAGTATTTGTCCATTTCCAGATCGTATTGTGGGCACGGCCTTTTCATTGCCAACACTTCGTCGAGGTGTTCTGGCCTGGTGTGCACCGGTATAGGCTGCCATGGCATCTGCATGTCCCACACTTGTTTCCCGGTAGGACGGAATAAACCTGCAACATTTGAAAATGAGATGTGTTTAAttgtatttacttattttaataaactaaatCTAAGCTTACGCATTAGCTGCTAAATAAAATCTATCAATCTAAAAGAAATTCAAGCTAACTGCAACTGTATCATTATAGTTATGTTTGATTATGAAAACAGAAAAACGACATTAGGTATACAACTGTACCATATTTAGTTAAATAATACAAACAAATATTTGATAGACAAAtgtttgttttatcaatttatttaaagggaggGTATGCTacgaataaaatgtatatttttcatgcTATCACTCTGTTGGGAATAAATCTCTTAGCAGATGTGCCTGTAGAGCCATATCTTGCAAAACTACTTCATTGGCAGACattggttataaattataaaataacatagacacaaattaatatatttttttatttatttgtgaaaaaacaCTGTAAACACTTAAACATATTCTTGGCAACTGAAATTGATGGAATGATTACATTTAATctcattaaaaaatatcattataatattacctatatcaTTGAACATCAACATCATTGAAGTCTTGGAAAGTTGGTTAATAAGaaccattatattatttagatatATTTGTAGGCAAACCTAGGTTGTGTTGGCATTTGTGGtagtattaagtaatattaattctTGTTAGTTACCTGCTAAGTTTGCTTCTGCAGACATTAAGGTGCGGTCAACATCTGTGGATTGTACCAAAACTTCTTCAGGATCATATATTTTGGAGAGCAAGTCCTGTGGAACAAACAATGAATCTTAGTCCTTATGTTTAACTGATATGTAACGAACATTAtattacttcttcttcttttaaaaatggccgcctcggtgagttgccaatgtcagagtggcttaaaggactttgctcttacttatatttaaatgaaaatgtatttgtgtaagtatattttgttgaaagACAAGCAGATTCTgtaataaattttatgaaaaaaaaaagaaataaggaatttaatacatacttacctattaatattatgaaatacaattacgaaagtgtgtttgtctgccTGTTACTTTTTCACACTCAAACTGCTAAACCAGTTAATTTgcatggagattctttgagtttTTATTTGGGAAAAATACGTTCCCCTCGCAATAAGCTTATGGAAACGCTAAATTGAACTTAGCACGTTCTCTTACTAATAATGTAGAATGAGGGTAGATAGAGAAAACGTGCATTCTAAAATAAATTTCAGAAAAAGCTGAAATCTTACCGAATATTGCAGGCGCAGGTACTTTCCTAGCATATAATGTTGTTTATTGCCTGTGTTTGTCAAATAGCCCGGTGGTGCCGGCCAAACTGACTTGTTCCGATATCGATCCGACGGAAAACAGTCAACAGGCATGTGATCTCCGTTTCGGAAAATAACAGCCACAAATTTAATTTCAGTGTTCCCGTAACCGCGAGCCAACACAACTAAGATGAGCGCCACGATAAACAGCATCttcatttttgaaaaatatatttcttcttCGATCTCCTCCAAGAATGATTGATGAAGAACGCACAGACCAACGATGaacgaatactatactcacaaggagGCACAGACTACTTAGAAGTAAGAACTGACGTTGAAGCACGTCAGGCGGTCCGCGCTCGCCAGGGTgaccatatttaaattaaagatCCTGCCAAACTTTGGTCAAAATACTGCCAAATCCTGCCAAGCCTTTAGTAAAAAATGCCCAAATACTGCCATCTTTACTTACTGTTTTAAAgtaagaaaagtaaaaatacacatataaagttcttccatttcttcatctttatacatagatttgttcatgcaattcaaaatttattttgtaggtttgaaggaaaatttaaggaaaatttaaacatgtttgttt encodes:
- the LOC121739465 gene encoding prostatic acid phosphatase-like; this translates as MKMLFIVALILVVLARGYGNTEIKFVAVIFRNGDHMPVDCFPSDRYRNKSVWPAPPGYLTNTGNKQHYMLGKYLRLQYSDLLSKIYDPEEVLVQSTDVDRTLMSAEANLAGLFRPTGKQVWDMQMPWQPIPVHTRPEHLDEVLAMKRPCPQYDLEMDKYLASPPYLNMLKRHEKLMDYLSTHVGKKVKDFTDIRHIYSCLNIEKLYNFELPAWTDIVFPEPLHQAAGLGLSVSAATPRLARLIAGPLVQRVVGTMADVMTGGRRRLVMYSGHDFTVATLLTALGVFDDVCPEYTATVHLELTKRINETTDTAEWYVRLLYRNSVDPLSDPVVLNVPYCGDLCPFHEFVKLYDHLITVDWERECAIGYDLSSLTTYCSLITVLLFIAGVLPLWATWRNTIRIDYERGVPALIPDPDLGGSYSVEELLNTPCMAVHYKISFSFRRRLERTN